In a single window of the Bradyrhizobium erythrophlei genome:
- a CDS encoding helix-turn-helix domain-containing protein — protein sequence MNAQTAAAQADRTKPAHVGDHLREWRQRRHLSQLDLAGDAEISARHLSFVETGRAAPSRDMVLRLAERLDVPLRDRNVLLVAAGFAPAFPQRSLDDPALKPARAAIDLVLKAHEPNPALAVDRHWNLVSANRMVMPLLQGIPPRLLGQPFNVLRLSFHPEALAARTVNLAEWCGHLLERLHRQCEATADPELIKLYHDLKAYPIPARSAPLSSDNVAIPFKMRLGGDTLSFFSTTMIFGTPVDITLSELAVETFFPADDLTAARMRSMAANLK from the coding sequence ATGAACGCACAGACCGCCGCGGCGCAAGCCGACCGAACCAAACCCGCCCATGTCGGCGATCACCTGCGCGAATGGCGGCAGCGTCGCCATCTCAGCCAGCTCGATCTCGCCGGCGACGCCGAGATTTCCGCGCGCCATCTGAGCTTCGTGGAGACCGGCCGCGCCGCGCCGTCGCGCGACATGGTGCTGAGGCTCGCCGAGCGGCTCGACGTGCCCTTGCGCGACCGCAACGTGCTCCTGGTGGCGGCGGGATTTGCGCCGGCGTTTCCGCAGCGCTCGCTCGACGATCCCGCGCTGAAACCGGCGCGGGCGGCGATCGATCTCGTGCTCAAAGCGCATGAGCCCAATCCGGCTCTGGCGGTCGACCGGCACTGGAATCTGGTCTCGGCCAACCGCATGGTGATGCCGCTATTGCAGGGCATCCCGCCGCGCCTGCTCGGCCAGCCTTTCAACGTGCTGCGCCTGAGCTTTCATCCCGAGGCGCTGGCGGCGCGCACCGTCAATCTCGCCGAATGGTGCGGACATCTGCTGGAGCGGCTGCATCGTCAATGCGAGGCGACCGCCGATCCCGAGTTGATAAAACTCTATCACGACCTCAAGGCCTATCCGATCCCGGCGCGCTCCGCGCCGCTGTCATCAGACAACGTCGCGATCCCCTTCAAGATGCGACTCGGCGGCGATACTCTGAGCTTTTTCTCCACCACGATGATTTTCGGCACCCCGGTCGATATCACGCTGTCGGAACTGGCGGTGGAGACGTTCTTCCCGGCGGACGATCTGACCGCCGCGCGAATGCGAAGCATGGCGGCTAATCTCAAATAG
- the recA gene encoding recombinase RecA yields MSATALRIVEGSSMDKTKALSAALSQIERQFGKGSVMKLGKNDRSMDVETISSGSLGLDIALGVGGLPRGRVVEIYGPESSGKTTLALHTVAEGQKKGGICAFIDAEHALDPVYARKLGVNIDELLISQPDTGEQALEICDTLVRSGAVDVLVIDSVAALVPKAELEGEMGDALPGLQARLMSQALRKLTASINKSNTMVIFINQIRMKIGVMYGSPETTTGGNALKFYASVRLDIRRIGAIKERDEVVGNQTRVKVVKNKLAPPFKQVEFDIMYGEGVSKMGEILDLGVKAGIVEKSGAWFSYDSQRLGQGRENSKAFLKANPDMTAKIEAAIRQNSGLIAEQILAGSPERDADGEEPAED; encoded by the coding sequence ATGTCCGCCACCGCCCTGCGTATCGTCGAAGGATCCTCCATGGACAAGACCAAGGCCCTGTCCGCCGCGCTCTCCCAGATCGAGCGCCAGTTCGGCAAGGGCTCGGTGATGAAACTGGGCAAGAACGACCGCTCGATGGACGTCGAGACCATCTCCTCGGGCTCGCTCGGGCTCGACATCGCGCTCGGCGTTGGCGGCCTGCCGCGCGGCCGGGTGGTGGAAATTTACGGACCAGAATCCTCCGGCAAGACCACGCTGGCGCTGCATACCGTCGCCGAGGGCCAGAAGAAGGGCGGCATCTGCGCCTTCATCGACGCCGAACACGCGCTCGATCCGGTCTATGCCCGCAAGCTCGGCGTCAACATCGATGAACTCTTGATCTCGCAGCCCGACACCGGCGAGCAGGCGCTGGAAATCTGCGACACCCTGGTACGATCAGGCGCGGTCGACGTGCTGGTGATCGATTCGGTGGCGGCGCTGGTGCCGAAGGCTGAGCTCGAGGGCGAGATGGGCGATGCGCTGCCCGGCCTGCAGGCGCGGCTGATGAGCCAGGCGCTGCGCAAACTCACCGCATCGATCAACAAGTCCAACACCATGGTGATCTTCATCAACCAGATCCGGATGAAGATCGGCGTGATGTACGGCTCGCCGGAAACCACCACCGGCGGCAACGCGCTGAAATTCTACGCTTCGGTCCGCCTCGACATCCGCCGCATCGGCGCCATCAAGGAGCGCGACGAAGTGGTCGGCAACCAGACCCGCGTCAAGGTGGTGAAGAACAAGCTGGCGCCGCCGTTCAAGCAGGTCGAATTCGACATCATGTATGGCGAGGGCGTCTCCAAGATGGGCGAAATTCTCGATCTCGGCGTCAAGGCCGGCATCGTCGAGAAATCCGGCGCCTGGTTCTCCTATGACAGCCAGCGTCTCGGCCAGGGTCGCGAGAACTCGAAAGCGTTCCTGAAGGCCAACCCTGATATGACCGCCAAGATCGAGGCCGCGATCCGCCAGAACTCCGGCCTGATCGCCGAGCAGATTCTCGCCGGCTCGCCGGAGCGCGACGCCGACGGCGAAGAGCCGGCGGAGGATTGA
- a CDS encoding GNAT family N-acetyltransferase: protein MVEIANSAVVARASIKNTTSKRAGADTISPEGGALAPLTAVGAGQWRALAERANDPNGYYLPDWELAVNASARGRTDVAALSAWGNASSAQDGAARLIGLLPVISMWRAYRIPLPALVSADPYGTLGTPPLDRDMADEAAAQLMRQARRAGAHALILRDVSLDGAAIKAFDRVLQRDGLRPRVLQSHLRACLDATRDADELLRDALGPKKLKELRRQRNRLAEHGAVGFEVARTREEVAPALEIFLALEASGWKARRGTALLQDDSDAGFIRRAAVALAANGQCEIVTLRAGESPVAAAIVLRHQDSAFYFKLGVDERFAKLSPGVQLTLDLTRHLCADPAIALADSTADADHPMINPIWRGRLAIGDVLIPLRRRDPVVSLLHAAMTLRRLVRAPAQRAVRFLRKRQEQSR from the coding sequence GTGGTCGAGATTGCGAATTCAGCGGTGGTCGCTCGCGCATCCATAAAAAATACCACGAGCAAGCGCGCAGGGGCGGACACGATTTCGCCCGAAGGAGGCGCGTTGGCGCCGCTCACGGCTGTCGGCGCGGGCCAATGGCGCGCATTGGCCGAACGCGCCAATGATCCGAACGGCTATTATCTGCCCGACTGGGAATTGGCGGTGAACGCCTCCGCGCGCGGTCGCACCGACGTCGCCGCGCTGAGTGCGTGGGGCAATGCCTCCTCGGCGCAAGACGGCGCGGCGCGCCTGATCGGCCTGCTACCCGTCATCTCGATGTGGCGCGCCTACAGGATTCCCCTGCCCGCTTTGGTAAGCGCCGATCCCTACGGCACGCTGGGCACGCCGCCGCTCGACCGGGACATGGCTGACGAGGCGGCGGCGCAATTGATGCGCCAGGCGCGGCGAGCCGGCGCCCATGCCCTGATCCTGCGCGACGTATCGCTCGACGGCGCCGCCATCAAGGCCTTCGACCGGGTATTGCAACGCGACGGCTTGCGCCCGCGGGTGCTGCAATCGCATCTGCGCGCCTGTCTCGACGCCACGCGCGATGCCGATGAATTGCTGCGCGATGCTCTAGGGCCCAAGAAGCTGAAAGAGTTGCGCCGCCAGCGCAACCGGCTCGCCGAGCACGGCGCGGTCGGCTTCGAGGTGGCCCGTACGCGCGAAGAGGTCGCGCCTGCGCTCGAAATATTCCTCGCGCTCGAGGCCAGCGGCTGGAAAGCCAGGCGCGGCACTGCGCTTTTGCAGGACGACAGCGATGCCGGCTTCATCAGGCGCGCCGCTGTCGCGCTCGCGGCAAACGGCCAATGCGAGATCGTGACGCTGCGCGCCGGCGAAAGCCCGGTTGCGGCCGCGATTGTGCTTCGGCACCAGGATAGCGCCTTCTACTTCAAGCTCGGCGTCGACGAGCGCTTCGCGAAGCTTTCACCGGGGGTGCAACTGACGCTCGATCTGACGCGGCACCTGTGCGCCGATCCTGCGATTGCGCTGGCCGACTCCACCGCTGATGCCGATCACCCCATGATCAATCCGATCTGGCGCGGGCGCCTTGCGATCGGCGACGTCCTGATTCCGCTGCGGCGGCGCGATCCCGTGGTCTCGCTGCTCCACGCGGCGATGACGCTGCGCCGGCTGGTCCGCGCACCGGCGCAACGCGCCGTTCGTTTCCTGCGCAAACGTCAGGAGCAATCGCGATGA
- a CDS encoding DsbA family oxidoreductase, translated as MSPLKPLQIDIVSDVVCPWCYIGKRRIENALALTPDVPVEIHWRPFFLNSWVPREGISRDEYLTAKFGSPEAYKGIAGRVVTAAGEEGLPYRPDLVKRQPNTTDCHRLIHWAEAQGKSADMKQRLMELYFRDGGDLTDTDVLVQAAADCGLDADELRRRLATDEDVDLISAQAQDASDKGISGVPTFVFAGKYAVSGAQPADQLARAIRQVSGEINAQAAE; from the coding sequence ATGAGCCCCCTGAAACCGCTTCAGATCGATATCGTCTCCGACGTGGTGTGCCCGTGGTGCTATATCGGCAAGCGCCGCATCGAGAACGCGCTGGCGCTGACGCCGGATGTGCCGGTGGAGATTCACTGGCGGCCGTTCTTCCTCAATTCCTGGGTGCCGCGCGAGGGCATCAGCCGCGACGAATACCTCACGGCGAAATTCGGCTCGCCCGAGGCCTACAAGGGCATCGCCGGTCGCGTCGTCACGGCGGCCGGTGAAGAGGGGCTCCCCTACCGGCCGGACCTGGTCAAGCGCCAGCCCAACACGACAGATTGCCATCGCCTGATTCACTGGGCCGAGGCGCAAGGCAAGTCAGCCGACATGAAACAGCGGCTGATGGAATTGTATTTCAGGGACGGCGGCGATCTCACCGACACCGACGTGCTGGTGCAGGCGGCCGCCGATTGCGGGCTCGATGCCGACGAGTTGCGCCGGCGCCTTGCGACCGACGAGGACGTGGATCTGATCTCGGCCCAGGCGCAGGACGCCTCCGACAAGGGCATCTCCGGCGTGCCGACCTTCGTATTCGCCGGGAAATATGCCGTGTCCGGCGCCCAGCCGGCCGACCAACTCGCCCGCGCTATCCGCCAGGTGTCCGGGGAGATCAATGCGCAGGCGGCGGAGTAA
- a CDS encoding cupin-like domain-containing protein, whose translation MNTVTEIAPVITADHAALRRDFPLKPFAIRHRLARHPLLTLPRIAQLASELPRDLIEYNSGKVAISQDPDAIPSVDLDPVEVVRRIETSGAWMVLKRVENSPEYRRLLEDTLLSVARARGFNSLLDAGFEQVEGFLFVSSPNSTTPFHLDSEDNFFVHIHGEKFFTVFDNADRSIVSDHEIERSMTRHRNLKYDERFAPRGIEFHLFAGDGCFVPYQWPHWVRTADSHSISLAITWKTREVRRRNDLHFFNSMLRGIGLPQPPPDVQPVRDALKLAFYRCVTTAIRPLRASLTLRRVLRRIALGKRANYYLKRA comes from the coding sequence ATGAATACCGTCACCGAGATCGCGCCGGTGATTACGGCCGACCATGCGGCGCTGAGGCGCGACTTTCCGTTAAAGCCGTTCGCCATCCGCCACAGGCTGGCCCGCCATCCCTTGCTGACGCTGCCGCGCATCGCGCAGCTTGCCTCGGAGCTGCCGCGCGATTTGATCGAGTACAATTCCGGCAAGGTCGCGATCAGCCAGGACCCGGACGCGATCCCCTCGGTCGATCTCGACCCGGTCGAAGTGGTGCGGCGCATCGAGACGTCAGGGGCATGGATGGTGCTCAAGCGGGTGGAGAATTCGCCGGAGTATCGGCGGCTCCTGGAAGACACCCTGCTCTCGGTGGCGCGCGCGCGGGGCTTCAACAGCCTGCTCGACGCCGGGTTCGAACAAGTCGAGGGATTTCTGTTCGTGTCCTCGCCGAATTCGACCACGCCGTTTCATCTCGACAGCGAAGACAATTTCTTCGTGCATATCCACGGCGAGAAGTTCTTCACCGTTTTCGACAATGCCGACCGCTCAATCGTCAGCGACCACGAAATAGAGCGCTCGATGACCAGGCACCGCAACCTGAAATACGACGAGCGGTTCGCGCCGCGCGGCATCGAATTTCATCTGTTCGCCGGCGACGGCTGCTTCGTGCCGTACCAGTGGCCGCACTGGGTGCGCACCGCCGATAGCCATTCGATCTCGCTGGCGATCACCTGGAAAACGCGCGAGGTGCGCCGCCGCAACGACCTGCATTTCTTCAATTCGATGCTGCGCGGCATCGGCCTGCCGCAGCCGCCGCCGGATGTGCAGCCGGTGCGCGACGCGCTCAAGCTCGCCTTCTATCGCTGCGTGACCACGGCGATCCGGCCGCTACGCGCCTCGCTGACACTGCGCCGCGTGCTGCGAAGAATAGCGCTCGGCAAACGCGCGAATTATTATTTGAAGCGCGCGTGA
- a CDS encoding Crp/Fnr family transcriptional regulator, whose product MSVQISNISNTGFPLDNKLLALLPRDHFDRLLPHLSTVLLQQGIVLYESGDEVDQVYFPHYGMLSLLTVLRDGKAIETATVGREGVVGAMAGLGLYKSLVRVVVQMPVACSKIAATHFRTVAGASDPVRNLCIRYNEVLLSQARVTAACNALHSIEARFCRWLLQSADRAASDTVTLTQEFLAEMLGVRRTSVTEVASKVQNSGAITYSRGVIRILDRAALMRMSCECYETLLDQSATLA is encoded by the coding sequence GTGTCAGTACAAATTTCAAACATTTCAAACACCGGTTTTCCCTTGGACAATAAATTGCTCGCCCTGCTGCCACGCGATCACTTCGACCGGCTGCTTCCGCATCTGTCGACGGTCTTGTTGCAACAGGGCATCGTGCTGTACGAATCCGGCGACGAGGTCGACCAGGTTTACTTTCCGCACTACGGCATGCTGTCGCTGCTGACGGTGCTGCGCGACGGCAAGGCGATCGAGACCGCCACCGTCGGCCGCGAAGGCGTGGTCGGGGCAATGGCCGGGCTTGGCCTCTACAAGTCGCTGGTTCGCGTCGTGGTGCAGATGCCGGTGGCCTGCAGCAAGATCGCCGCCACCCATTTCAGGACGGTCGCTGGTGCCAGCGATCCCGTTCGCAATCTCTGCATCCGCTACAACGAGGTGCTGCTGTCGCAGGCCCGGGTGACGGCTGCGTGCAACGCTTTGCACTCGATCGAGGCGCGGTTTTGCCGCTGGCTGCTGCAAAGCGCGGATCGCGCGGCAAGCGACACCGTCACGCTGACGCAGGAATTTCTCGCCGAAATGTTAGGGGTGCGACGCACCTCGGTGACGGAAGTCGCGAGCAAGGTGCAAAACTCGGGCGCGATCACCTATTCGCGCGGCGTGATCAGGATCCTGGACCGCGCCGCGCTGATGCGGATGTCCTGCGAGTGTTACGAGACCCTGCTGGACCAGTCCGCCACGCTGGCCTGA
- a CDS encoding PilZ domain-containing protein, which produces MNGSTIEKRTAPRHRVLKRGTLAFVGGGGVDCMVRNISSNGARLDIVNPVGLPPSFKLVIEADQFIRRCHPVWSNDNRIGVAFD; this is translated from the coding sequence ATGAACGGGTCCACGATCGAGAAGAGGACGGCGCCGCGACACAGGGTGCTCAAGCGCGGGACGCTCGCCTTTGTCGGCGGCGGCGGCGTCGACTGCATGGTCAGAAACATTTCGTCGAATGGCGCGCGTCTCGACATTGTCAATCCGGTCGGACTGCCGCCATCCTTCAAGCTCGTGATCGAGGCCGACCAGTTCATCCGTCGCTGCCATCCGGTCTGGAGCAACGACAACCGGATCGGCGTCGCCTTCGACTAG
- a CDS encoding outer membrane protein — MNRLNKILVACAAATAGALSASAYAADLPMKAMPAPEQIWTWTGFYIGAHAGAGWGTTETNLVSASGPGIPTTPFNLALAQNSRSGFLGGGQVGYNYQSGWAVFGIQGDIAGMDVKGTTPCLEVIACTSKSDWLATVTGRFGGVVADRTLLYIKGGGAWMHNDQSATVSTALVGGGGGIVGAAGALTSASSTSTGWLLGMGAEYAFARNWTGFLEYDYIEFQSKNVAFSVSAAPGDFLNASVVNKLSIAKVGVNYKF, encoded by the coding sequence ATGAACAGATTGAACAAAATTTTGGTGGCTTGCGCGGCGGCTACCGCGGGAGCGCTGAGTGCTTCCGCCTATGCGGCAGACCTGCCGATGAAGGCCATGCCGGCGCCGGAACAGATTTGGACCTGGACCGGGTTCTATATCGGCGCCCATGCGGGCGCTGGCTGGGGAACCACCGAGACCAACCTCGTTTCGGCTTCGGGCCCCGGAATTCCGACCACCCCCTTCAACCTTGCCTTGGCCCAGAACAGCCGCAGCGGCTTCCTGGGCGGCGGGCAGGTTGGGTATAATTATCAGTCCGGCTGGGCAGTGTTCGGCATCCAGGGCGATATCGCCGGAATGGACGTCAAGGGAACGACACCCTGCCTCGAGGTTATTGCGTGCACGTCGAAGAGTGATTGGCTGGCGACGGTTACGGGTCGGTTCGGCGGCGTCGTCGCAGACCGTACTCTGCTCTACATCAAGGGCGGCGGTGCGTGGATGCACAACGATCAGAGCGCAACCGTGTCTACTGCCCTGGTCGGCGGCGGCGGTGGCATCGTCGGTGCCGCAGGGGCGCTGACCAGCGCCTCCAGCACCTCAACCGGCTGGCTGCTCGGCATGGGCGCCGAGTACGCGTTCGCCAGGAATTGGACCGGCTTTCTCGAATACGACTACATAGAATTCCAGTCGAAGAACGTGGCGTTTTCGGTTTCTGCCGCGCCGGGCGACTTCCTCAATGCCTCCGTCGTGAACAAGCTCTCCATCGCGAAGGTCGGCGTGAACTACAAGTTCTAA
- a CDS encoding PaaI family thioesterase, which yields MQHQPTAEHFDIEEARRVLGDVFAPWVRDLGLLIASIECAAPPGASADWQPGAILRMAFSERLCRHGGIVCGQALMALADTSMVIAILTANRGYRPMTTVDQTTHFMRAVTSSDVLADARVVRLGRTMSFGRVTLSSAADHKPVAMVSSAFAML from the coding sequence ATGCAGCACCAACCGACAGCAGAGCATTTCGACATCGAGGAAGCACGGCGCGTCCTGGGCGATGTGTTCGCACCGTGGGTACGGGACCTCGGGCTCTTGATCGCCAGCATCGAGTGCGCGGCGCCGCCCGGTGCGTCGGCGGACTGGCAGCCGGGTGCGATCCTGCGCATGGCCTTCTCCGAGCGGCTGTGCCGGCACGGCGGCATCGTCTGCGGCCAGGCGCTGATGGCGCTCGCCGACACGTCGATGGTGATCGCGATCCTGACGGCAAACCGCGGATACCGGCCGATGACAACGGTCGATCAAACCACGCATTTCATGCGCGCCGTCACCTCGTCGGACGTGCTGGCGGATGCGCGGGTGGTTCGGCTCGGGCGCACCATGAGCTTCGGCCGCGTCACCTTGTCGAGCGCCGCCGACCACAAGCCGGTGGCGATGGTGAGCAGCGCTTTTGCGATGCTGTGA
- a CDS encoding Crp/Fnr family transcriptional regulator, with protein sequence MPKRNQRTNRLLSLLSDDDYERLRSHLSPVVFDYRKSLYEASRLIERVYFPVDGVASLVVTTAEGASAEVGTIGSEGMVGLPICLGDRDSPSSVYVQVPGKALEMDARLFRGELDRSPTLNLIMLRYAHAFFNQVAQSAACAHLHRVEQRCCRWLLMTRERMPSADFLLTQEFLGMMLGVRRTTVTDVMGGLQKAGLIRYRRGHVTILDHEALQQRACECYEISKLEFDRLLGDTTVAPRTDKKHRLISEVG encoded by the coding sequence ATGCCTAAACGGAACCAACGGACTAACCGCCTTCTCTCGCTGTTGTCGGATGACGATTACGAACGGTTGCGGTCGCATTTGTCGCCCGTCGTGTTTGATTACAGGAAAAGCCTCTATGAGGCGTCGCGTCTGATCGAACGTGTGTATTTCCCCGTCGATGGCGTTGCTTCGCTTGTCGTCACCACAGCCGAAGGCGCCAGTGCGGAGGTCGGCACCATCGGCAGCGAAGGCATGGTGGGATTGCCGATTTGTCTGGGCGACCGCGATTCGCCGTCATCGGTTTACGTTCAGGTCCCTGGGAAGGCGCTTGAAATGGATGCCCGCCTGTTCCGCGGTGAACTTGACCGCAGCCCGACGTTGAACCTGATCATGCTCCGCTATGCCCATGCTTTCTTCAACCAGGTCGCGCAATCGGCCGCCTGCGCTCATCTTCACCGGGTGGAGCAACGCTGTTGCCGCTGGCTGCTGATGACGCGCGAACGGATGCCTTCAGCCGACTTTTTGCTGACCCAGGAATTCCTGGGAATGATGCTCGGCGTCCGGCGAACCACGGTCACCGACGTGATGGGGGGGTTGCAAAAGGCGGGGCTGATCCGGTATCGGCGCGGCCACGTCACGATCCTCGACCACGAGGCCCTGCAGCAACGCGCCTGCGAGTGCTACGAGATCTCGAAATTGGAATTTGACCGGCTGCTGGGCGATACGACTGTTGCGCCCAGGACCGACAAGAAGCACCGATTGATCAGCGAGGTCGGATAG